Proteins from a genomic interval of Ensifer canadensis:
- a CDS encoding ABC transporter permease, which translates to MKIAQSLFRGSLLAYTALFFAFIYIPLVVIAVYSFNANPVNMMTWTGFTTEWYAQVLGFKTTISENALYIESTGQLIQAVWNSLVIATSTTLIATVFGTAIAIGLYRFDFLGQRFYRVIMFMPMLMPDIVLGIALLIFFVNSGISLGLTTIVIGQCTFLISYVFIVVSARLAGMDRTLENASADLGADEWTTFRRVVLPQLLPGIVGGALLAFIISMDDLVITYFIAGVDVTTLPMFIFAMLRRGIKPEINAIAVMMLTFSFVVASLGLYLRSRQK; encoded by the coding sequence ATGAAGATCGCTCAATCCCTTTTCCGCGGAAGCCTGCTCGCCTACACCGCTCTCTTCTTCGCCTTCATCTACATCCCGCTGGTGGTGATCGCCGTTTATTCGTTCAACGCCAACCCGGTCAACATGATGACCTGGACCGGCTTCACCACCGAATGGTACGCCCAGGTGCTCGGCTTCAAGACGACGATCTCCGAGAATGCGCTCTATATCGAATCGACCGGCCAGCTTATTCAGGCGGTGTGGAACAGCCTCGTCATCGCCACCTCCACGACACTGATCGCCACCGTCTTCGGCACGGCCATCGCGATCGGCCTCTACCGTTTCGACTTTCTCGGTCAGCGTTTCTACCGGGTGATCATGTTCATGCCGATGCTGATGCCCGACATCGTGCTCGGCATCGCGCTTTTGATCTTCTTCGTCAATTCGGGGATCAGCCTCGGCCTGACGACGATCGTCATCGGCCAGTGCACCTTCCTGATTTCCTATGTCTTCATCGTTGTCTCAGCGCGGCTGGCCGGCATGGACAGAACACTCGAAAACGCCTCGGCCGACCTCGGCGCCGACGAATGGACGACCTTTCGACGGGTGGTGCTGCCACAGCTCCTGCCCGGCATCGTCGGCGGCGCGCTGCTCGCCTTCATCATCTCGATGGACGATCTGGTGATCACCTATTTCATCGCCGGCGTCGATGTGACGACGCTGCCGATGTTCATCTTCGCCATGCTTCGCCGCGGCATCAAGCCGGAGATCAATGCGATCGCGGTGATGATGCTGACCTTCTCCTTCGTCGTCGCCTCTCTCGGCCTCTACCTCCGCTCCCGGCAGAAATGA
- a CDS encoding ABC transporter permease, translated as MSIAIRRRVQLAVLLGPVSLFLAVFFLGPLAIMMVTSFLAPGLYGGVEWTFYPHNFGRILGFADPMFEDFDPVYIAIFIRSVKIAALTVIAALLVCYPAAFCIARLSERWKNFCLFLITLPFFTSLIVRLFVWVLILRQTGLVNEMLLSTGLIARPLDLIYTDGAIILGMVYVFIPFMFMPVYASVEKLDWTLVRASLDLGAGPIRTFWRIILPLTAPGIAGGAIIVFIPALGNFVVPAILGGAKVMMLGNLIEQQFLAARNWPFGSALAMMVMSVMLVLLLVYVLASSRRGTDAALAR; from the coding sequence ATGTCGATCGCCATTCGCCGCCGCGTCCAGCTCGCCGTCCTGCTCGGTCCCGTTTCCCTGTTCCTCGCCGTCTTCTTCCTCGGTCCGCTCGCCATCATGATGGTCACGAGCTTTCTGGCGCCAGGCCTCTACGGTGGCGTGGAATGGACCTTCTACCCGCACAATTTCGGCCGCATCCTCGGCTTTGCCGATCCGATGTTCGAGGATTTCGATCCCGTCTATATCGCCATCTTCATCCGCTCGGTGAAGATCGCCGCACTCACCGTTATTGCCGCTTTGCTGGTCTGCTATCCCGCGGCCTTCTGCATCGCCCGCCTGTCGGAGCGATGGAAGAATTTCTGCCTGTTCCTCATCACCCTGCCCTTCTTCACCAGCCTGATCGTGCGGCTGTTCGTCTGGGTGCTGATCCTGCGCCAGACCGGCCTCGTCAACGAGATGCTGCTGTCGACGGGACTGATCGCCCGGCCGCTGGACCTGATCTATACGGACGGCGCGATCATCCTCGGCATGGTCTATGTCTTCATCCCGTTCATGTTCATGCCTGTTTATGCCAGCGTCGAGAAGCTGGACTGGACGCTGGTGCGTGCCTCGCTCGATCTCGGCGCCGGGCCTATCCGCACATTCTGGCGCATTATCCTACCGCTGACGGCTCCCGGCATTGCCGGCGGCGCGATCATCGTCTTCATTCCGGCGCTCGGCAATTTCGTCGTCCCGGCCATTCTCGGCGGCGCCAAGGTGATGATGCTCGGCAATCTCATCGAGCAGCAGTTCCTGGCCGCCCGCAACTGGCCGTTCGGCTCGGCGCTGGCGATGATGGTCATGAGCGTGATGCTGGTGCTGCTGCTCGTCTATGTGCTCGCGTCTAGCCGCCGCGGCACCGACGCAGCACTTGCTCGCTGA
- a CDS encoding ABC transporter ATP-binding protein, producing MQDSIVRLEGASKAFATPEGGSVTALDAIDLQVRRNEFLTLLGPSGCGKTTLLQAISGFVELDGGRILIDAEDMTDRPPYRRPVNTVFQNYALFPHMTVGENTAYALEVAGVAKARRREQVAAALKMVGLEGMEGRRPRQLSGGQQQRVALARAIIARPKLLLLDEPLSALDKNLRQAMQIELKTLQHELGISFIFVTHDQQEALTMSDRVAVLSGGRIQQLDTPRAIYDRPVNSFVATFIGASNLFEGRIDGDRLMTSDGTEIRHRRTPSAASGAATALIRPEQFFLADEAEPFPCLHIDLEAIVFVGSTFELFGRTQAGRKIVAEIPAGRRSLIGDIERTRRARLAYDPAAVHLIHPCAEA from the coding sequence ATGCAGGATTCCATTGTCCGGCTGGAGGGGGCGAGCAAAGCCTTCGCCACTCCGGAAGGCGGGAGCGTGACAGCGCTTGATGCCATCGATCTTCAGGTGCGGCGCAACGAGTTCCTCACGCTTCTCGGACCATCCGGCTGCGGCAAGACCACGTTGCTGCAGGCGATCAGCGGCTTCGTCGAGCTCGACGGCGGACGCATCCTGATCGACGCGGAGGACATGACCGACAGGCCACCCTATCGCCGCCCCGTCAACACGGTCTTCCAGAACTACGCGCTCTTCCCGCACATGACGGTCGGTGAAAACACCGCCTATGCGCTTGAGGTCGCCGGCGTCGCCAAGGCCAGGCGGCGCGAGCAGGTGGCAGCCGCCCTGAAGATGGTGGGCCTTGAGGGCATGGAGGGCCGGCGCCCGCGCCAGCTTTCCGGCGGCCAGCAGCAACGGGTCGCGCTTGCGCGTGCCATCATCGCGCGTCCGAAACTGCTTTTGCTCGACGAGCCGCTTTCGGCCCTCGACAAGAACCTGCGCCAGGCCATGCAGATAGAGCTGAAGACACTGCAGCACGAGCTCGGCATCTCCTTCATCTTCGTGACGCACGACCAGCAGGAAGCGCTCACCATGTCGGATCGCGTCGCCGTTCTTTCGGGTGGGCGCATCCAGCAGCTCGATACGCCCCGCGCGATCTATGACCGCCCGGTCAACAGTTTCGTCGCGACGTTCATCGGTGCAAGCAATCTCTTCGAAGGCAGGATCGATGGCGACCGGTTGATGACCAGCGACGGTACGGAAATCCGCCATCGGCGAACGCCGTCAGCGGCATCGGGTGCAGCGACGGCGCTGATCCGGCCTGAGCAGTTCTTCCTCGCCGATGAAGCCGAGCCCTTTCCCTGTCTCCACATCGACCTGGAAGCCATCGTCTTCGTCGGCTCGACGTTCGAGCTGTTCGGCCGCACACAGGCGGGCAGAAAGATCGTCGCCGAGATCCCCGCCGGCCGTCGCAGCCTGATCGGCGACATCGAGCGGACGCGCCGCGCCCGGCTCGCCTATGACCCGGCAGCCGTACACCTCATTCACCCTTGCGCGGAGGCGTGA
- a CDS encoding polyamine ABC transporter substrate-binding protein, translating to MTGLGHAAELNIYNWGEYINPAVLKKFEEETQIKVNLSTYSSNEEMLAKIQGGATGYDVVFPSVHMQDIMSKLDLLEKTDINAYEGFKNIDPAFLRAKSDPKGEFCLPYAFGTVGIVYNRKVLGKDVVGWKDLIATVKEKGLKFTLLDDMREVLAVGLILNGHKVNSTDPAELQQAADTIIAMKPDVAAFTYDTRPMVQSGDVAAGHFFVGAMVDVFANQKDLGYVIPEEGATMYQEDICVLKTAPNKDSAIKFLQFYTRPEVAALNVSQQTNGTANVPARQLTPDQIKNSKEINPTPETMQRLQIFEDLGSGVRQLDRVWTKVKTAQ from the coding sequence ATGACCGGCCTCGGCCATGCCGCCGAGCTCAACATCTACAACTGGGGCGAATACATCAATCCGGCGGTCCTGAAGAAGTTCGAGGAGGAGACCCAGATCAAGGTCAACCTCTCCACCTATTCCTCCAACGAGGAGATGCTGGCGAAGATCCAGGGCGGCGCGACCGGCTATGACGTCGTCTTTCCGTCGGTGCACATGCAGGACATCATGTCCAAGCTCGACCTTCTGGAGAAAACCGACATCAATGCCTATGAAGGTTTCAAGAACATCGACCCGGCGTTCCTGAGGGCTAAGAGCGACCCCAAGGGCGAGTTTTGCCTGCCCTACGCCTTCGGAACCGTCGGCATCGTCTACAACCGCAAGGTCCTGGGCAAGGACGTCGTCGGCTGGAAGGACCTGATTGCGACCGTCAAGGAAAAGGGGCTGAAGTTCACTCTGCTCGACGACATGCGCGAGGTTCTGGCCGTGGGCTTGATCCTCAACGGCCACAAGGTCAACTCGACCGACCCCGCCGAGCTGCAGCAGGCGGCCGATACGATCATCGCGATGAAACCTGACGTCGCTGCCTTCACCTACGATACCCGGCCGATGGTGCAGTCCGGCGACGTCGCCGCCGGTCATTTCTTCGTCGGCGCGATGGTCGACGTCTTTGCCAACCAGAAAGACCTTGGCTACGTGATCCCCGAGGAAGGCGCGACCATGTACCAGGAGGATATCTGCGTCCTGAAGACCGCGCCGAACAAGGATAGCGCCATTAAGTTCCTGCAGTTCTACACCCGTCCGGAAGTCGCCGCGCTCAACGTCTCCCAGCAGACCAACGGCACCGCCAACGTACCGGCACGGCAATTGACCCCCGACCAGATCAAGAATAGCAAGGAAATCAATCCGACGCCCGAAACGATGCAACGGCTGCAGATCTTCGAGGACCTGGGCTCCGGCGTGCGCCAGCTCGATCGTGTCTGGACGAAGGTGAAGACGGCGCAGTAG
- a CDS encoding MurR/RpiR family transcriptional regulator, with protein MAQRILKLVQSEELRRSKSDKLIAHYIERNLAEIPFETAKSIASRLELSPMTVGRYLRRMGFDGLDQLKHELRRGSSNPAWQVKGPVDRLREDIREGKLLAGLIQEQINNLGMVYELTTSPEWQQAIDALIGASEVYVAAYQNVRGIAQYFASQLSYTRSRVQFVDGLNGTYSELLDGSVEGRVLFLHDVRRFAAKAKPLAMEARRAGVKVILYTDEYCPWAAEVSDICLVVPGSHGPLWDGAATTIAVMDLMLSNIIVVLGDEVSERVGMLTRLQDVFGDFEA; from the coding sequence GTGGCACAACGAATCCTGAAGCTCGTGCAGAGCGAGGAACTCAGGCGGTCGAAATCCGACAAGCTGATTGCCCATTACATCGAGCGCAATCTGGCGGAGATCCCGTTCGAAACGGCAAAGTCGATCGCAAGCCGTCTCGAGCTGTCGCCGATGACCGTCGGGCGCTACCTCCGGCGCATGGGCTTCGACGGCCTCGACCAGCTGAAGCACGAGCTGCGGCGCGGCAGCTCCAACCCGGCCTGGCAGGTGAAGGGTCCGGTCGACAGGCTGCGCGAAGACATTCGCGAGGGCAAGCTGCTTGCAGGCTTGATTCAGGAGCAGATCAACAATCTCGGCATGGTCTACGAGTTGACGACCTCGCCGGAATGGCAGCAGGCGATCGACGCGCTGATCGGTGCCAGCGAAGTCTATGTCGCCGCCTATCAGAACGTGCGCGGTATCGCTCAGTATTTTGCCAGCCAGCTCTCCTATACCCGCTCGCGGGTGCAATTCGTCGATGGCCTGAACGGAACCTATTCGGAACTGCTCGATGGTTCGGTGGAGGGCCGCGTGCTCTTTCTGCACGACGTGCGCCGCTTTGCCGCCAAGGCGAAGCCGCTCGCGATGGAGGCGCGCCGGGCCGGCGTCAAGGTCATCCTCTACACGGACGAATATTGCCCCTGGGCAGCAGAGGTGTCGGATATCTGCCTTGTGGTCCCGGGCTCGCATGGCCCCCTGTGGGATGGTGCTGCCACGACTATTGCCGTCATGGACCTGATGCTCAGCAACATCATCGTCGTCCTGGGTGACGAGGTCAGCGAACGGGTCGGCATGCTGACGCGGCTGCAGGATGTGTTCGGCGATTTCGAGGCCTGA
- a CDS encoding MurR/RpiR family transcriptional regulator, whose amino-acid sequence MTLIDRIKAQSKRLTEADQKLIATMLENRAEAAFLSGPQLSQRASVHEATVTRLAQKLGYRGFPDLRAQLQREVLDDQDAATRMRRSVAKVEHGDYLTDLIAAEISALETLARSVPQSDVDLAADIIFEGRRVFVFGQGHAQSVAGFLQRRLDRFGMTTIALTGRGRDIAERMVSMDKSDVVIALAFRKQPQSYAPLVQHARRVGARTILISDLAGPLMEPIADLMLAAPRGRSGSEFQTPTIPFAIVNGIVLTIAGRHEREVIGRLEKLSELFNDFD is encoded by the coding sequence ATGACACTCATCGATCGCATAAAGGCACAATCGAAAAGGCTGACCGAGGCCGACCAAAAGCTGATCGCGACAATGCTCGAGAACCGGGCGGAGGCTGCGTTTCTGTCCGGCCCGCAGCTGTCGCAGCGGGCCAGCGTTCATGAGGCGACGGTCACCCGTTTGGCGCAGAAGCTGGGTTACCGCGGCTTTCCGGATCTGCGCGCACAGCTGCAGCGCGAGGTGCTTGATGATCAGGATGCCGCGACCCGCATGCGCCGCTCGGTCGCCAAGGTCGAGCACGGCGATTATCTGACCGATCTGATTGCCGCGGAGATTTCGGCCCTGGAAACGCTCGCGCGCTCGGTGCCGCAAAGTGATGTGGATCTCGCTGCCGACATCATCTTCGAAGGGCGCCGGGTGTTCGTGTTTGGCCAGGGGCACGCACAGTCCGTCGCCGGCTTCCTGCAGCGTCGCCTCGACCGGTTCGGCATGACGACGATCGCGCTCACCGGCCGCGGCCGGGACATCGCCGAGCGCATGGTCAGCATGGACAAGAGCGACGTCGTCATTGCGCTCGCCTTTCGCAAGCAGCCGCAAAGCTATGCGCCGCTGGTGCAGCATGCCCGGCGCGTCGGCGCGCGAACGATTTTGATTTCGGACCTTGCCGGACCGCTGATGGAGCCGATTGCGGACTTGATGCTGGCCGCGCCGCGGGGGCGTTCGGGAAGCGAGTTTCAGACACCGACCATCCCCTTTGCCATCGTCAACGGCATCGTCCTGACGATTGCCGGCAGGCATGAACGCGAGGTGATCGGCAGGCTGGAGAAACTGTCGGAGCTGTTCAACGACTTTGATTGA
- a CDS encoding ABC transporter substrate-binding protein: MKRLMKSALAACVVLPTAAMAADLDSMTPEQLLPLAQKEGSVTVFSLSSRIAKIEKAFEEAYPGVDLIGLDMSSTKQIARLEAEQQAGVHAVDVLYIADTPVVFSKLLEAKRIVNYVPPRVAAQIDDRYKGPLLTQRLSTKVLMYNEKAFPGGSPVTNLWQLTQPEWQGKVLMVDPSQRGELLDLLTEIALHPDEMAAAYKAQFGKDIAVDADLQGAGEQFIKDLFANDLILVPNSDVLNKSVGDATAKNPPVGFGTYSDRRDNEKEGWALQVANNVEPANGILFPAVLTIAEKAPHPAAARLLIDFMFGDDTPTGGAGFEPFNVPGDYATRTTIAHHPDSVKLGELKAWTIDPAKTAAARGRVSDLIITLQ, encoded by the coding sequence TTGAAGCGACTGATGAAGTCCGCACTTGCGGCCTGTGTCGTGCTGCCCACGGCAGCAATGGCGGCAGATCTGGATAGCATGACGCCCGAACAACTGCTGCCGCTTGCGCAGAAGGAGGGCAGCGTCACCGTCTTTTCGTTGTCGAGCCGGATCGCCAAGATCGAGAAAGCCTTCGAGGAGGCCTATCCGGGCGTCGACCTGATCGGCCTCGACATGAGCTCGACAAAGCAGATCGCGCGTCTGGAGGCAGAGCAGCAGGCAGGCGTTCATGCCGTCGACGTGCTCTATATCGCCGACACGCCCGTCGTCTTCAGCAAGCTTCTCGAAGCCAAGCGCATCGTCAACTATGTGCCGCCGCGCGTCGCCGCCCAGATCGACGATCGCTACAAGGGGCCGCTGCTCACCCAGCGTCTTTCGACCAAGGTGCTGATGTACAACGAGAAAGCCTTTCCCGGGGGTTCACCGGTTACCAACCTGTGGCAGCTGACCCAGCCGGAGTGGCAGGGCAAGGTGCTGATGGTCGATCCGAGCCAGCGCGGCGAACTGCTCGACCTCCTGACGGAGATTGCGCTCCATCCGGATGAGATGGCCGCGGCCTACAAGGCGCAGTTCGGCAAGGACATTGCCGTTGATGCCGATCTTCAGGGCGCCGGCGAGCAGTTCATCAAGGACCTCTTTGCCAACGACCTGATCCTCGTCCCCAATAGCGACGTGCTCAACAAGTCCGTCGGCGATGCCACTGCCAAGAACCCTCCCGTCGGCTTCGGCACCTATTCGGACCGGCGTGACAATGAGAAGGAAGGCTGGGCACTGCAAGTCGCCAACAATGTCGAGCCCGCCAACGGCATCCTGTTTCCGGCCGTTCTGACGATTGCTGAAAAGGCGCCGCATCCGGCCGCCGCCCGGTTGCTGATCGACTTCATGTTCGGCGACGACACGCCGACGGGAGGTGCCGGCTTCGAGCCGTTCAACGTTCCCGGCGACTATGCCACGCGCACGACCATCGCCCACCATCCGGACTCCGTCAAACTCGGCGAGCTGAAGGCCTGGACCATCGACCCGGCAAAGACCGCCGCTGCCCGCGGGCGCGTCTCCGATCTCATCATCACGCTTCAATAA
- a CDS encoding ABC transporter permease: MTFISTFAPSGGRRLLRSGFVMPAILVAIVAILVVAPLVRILLSTLTPAGIGAWQAVLFSPLSFNLWWRPLFNTMVLGFGVASGCLILGGFLAWLVVLTDVPGRRLLGLMGTLPYMIPSFAAALAWGTLFRNSRLGGSAGFFETNGLAIPDWLAWGLVPTAIVLIAHYYSLAYAIIAAALSSVGADLVEAGQMAGAKRPRIFFGIILPVVTPALIAAASLTFAGAVANFAAPALLGLPVRMQTLSTRLFGMIETGQNERGFVLALLLIAVSALFLWISDRIVSGRKAFITVTGKGGRTKRFPLGAWRWPLFAVAVLVGLLTTVTPVLVLAASSLAPQSGALFSNWTLHFWIGEGGGEIAQGQAGIFRNPVLIDAIWNTIRLGLVVALTTMLLGLALAYTIVQRRGSLLATILSQLAFVPLLVPSIAFAAAYIALFGAPIGPLPSLYGTFALLVIAASAHNLPFAVQSGRSVLGQISADIEESARLTGAGLLRRLFAIIFPLAIRGLFAGAILVFVKMVRDLSLVVLLFTATSPVLSMVAYRYAAEGFMQFANAITLVILIVCLAASFLAHGLQNRVQKWKES; encoded by the coding sequence ATGACATTCATATCGACCTTTGCGCCATCGGGCGGTCGCCGGCTGCTCCGATCAGGCTTCGTCATGCCGGCAATCCTCGTTGCCATCGTCGCCATCCTGGTGGTGGCGCCGCTTGTGCGCATCCTTCTGTCGACGCTCACCCCTGCAGGCATCGGGGCCTGGCAGGCGGTGCTCTTCAGCCCGCTGTCCTTCAATCTTTGGTGGCGCCCCCTGTTCAACACCATGGTCCTCGGCTTCGGGGTCGCCAGCGGCTGTCTTATCCTCGGCGGGTTTCTGGCCTGGCTGGTGGTCCTGACCGACGTGCCGGGACGTCGCCTGCTCGGACTGATGGGGACCTTGCCCTACATGATCCCGAGCTTCGCCGCGGCGCTTGCCTGGGGGACGCTGTTTCGAAACTCACGGCTCGGCGGCTCCGCCGGCTTCTTCGAAACCAATGGCCTTGCCATTCCCGACTGGCTCGCCTGGGGGCTGGTGCCGACCGCGATCGTGCTGATCGCCCACTATTATTCGCTGGCCTATGCGATTATCGCAGCGGCCCTGAGTTCGGTCGGCGCCGATCTCGTTGAAGCCGGTCAGATGGCTGGTGCGAAGCGTCCGCGTATCTTCTTCGGCATCATCCTGCCCGTCGTCACGCCGGCGCTGATCGCTGCCGCTTCGCTTACCTTCGCCGGCGCCGTTGCCAATTTCGCCGCACCTGCGCTCCTGGGATTGCCGGTGCGCATGCAGACGCTTTCGACCCGCCTCTTCGGCATGATCGAAACCGGCCAGAACGAGCGCGGCTTCGTGCTTGCGCTGTTGCTGATCGCCGTTTCCGCACTGTTCCTGTGGATATCGGACCGCATCGTCTCCGGCCGCAAGGCTTTCATCACGGTCACCGGCAAGGGCGGACGCACGAAACGGTTTCCCCTTGGCGCCTGGCGCTGGCCGCTCTTTGCCGTCGCCGTGCTCGTCGGTCTTCTGACCACGGTGACGCCGGTCCTGGTGCTTGCGGCCTCAAGCCTTGCGCCTCAAAGCGGGGCCCTGTTTTCGAACTGGACGCTGCATTTCTGGATCGGCGAAGGCGGCGGCGAAATTGCCCAGGGGCAGGCGGGCATCTTCCGCAATCCCGTGCTGATCGACGCGATCTGGAATACCATCCGCCTCGGCCTTGTCGTCGCGCTGACGACGATGCTGCTTGGCCTCGCGCTCGCCTATACCATCGTCCAGCGCCGCGGCAGTCTGCTCGCCACGATCCTCAGCCAGCTTGCCTTCGTTCCGCTTCTGGTGCCGAGCATTGCCTTTGCAGCCGCCTATATCGCGCTCTTCGGTGCGCCGATTGGTCCGCTGCCTTCGCTTTACGGCACCTTCGCGTTGCTGGTGATTGCAGCCTCTGCCCACAATCTCCCCTTTGCCGTGCAGTCCGGCCGCTCGGTTCTCGGTCAGATCTCCGCCGACATCGAGGAAAGCGCGCGGCTGACCGGGGCCGGCCTGCTCCGGCGGCTGTTTGCGATCATCTTCCCGCTGGCGATCCGCGGCCTTTTTGCCGGTGCGATCCTCGTCTTCGTCAAGATGGTGCGCGATCTCTCGCTGGTCGTGCTGCTGTTCACCGCGACGTCGCCCGTACTCAGCATGGTCGCCTATCGTTATGCCGCCGAGGGCTTCATGCAGTTTGCCAACGCCATAACCCTCGTCATCCTTATCGTCTGCCTTGCGGCCTCGTTTCTGGCCCACGGCCTCCAGAACCGCGTCCAGAAATGGAAAGAGTCATGA
- a CDS encoding ABC transporter ATP-binding protein — protein sequence MNALATGAADAIEIRNLVKRFGAFTAVKDVNISVPAGSFLVLVGPSGCGKSTLLRMLAGLESPSEGEIAFVGQTVSSGAGGVIADAGRRNAGLVFQSYALWPHMTVAGNIAWPLKVARWPRERRDRRVKEVLALLGIGALAERYPAEISGGQQQRVAIARTIAPEPSILLFDEPLSNLDAKLRIEMRSELMRIHRATGATSVYVTHDQVEAMTMATHVAVLNNGRVEQFGKPIELLRNPATTFVATFLGTPPANLLPARRVGETFVFNDTPLVSGSIAAGHPEVQLLYRAEDVCVGAVPDKPSVTARFAEAAPIAGRTMVTAMLGDLRITGMAEGYFSAMPGDAVTLSFIRTPDAVFAVSGERINQ from the coding sequence ATGAACGCCCTAGCAACCGGCGCTGCGGACGCCATAGAGATCCGCAACCTCGTCAAACGATTTGGCGCCTTCACGGCGGTCAAGGATGTCAACATTTCGGTCCCGGCCGGCTCGTTCCTGGTACTCGTCGGCCCGTCCGGCTGCGGCAAGTCGACATTGCTGCGCATGTTGGCAGGCCTGGAAAGCCCGAGCGAAGGCGAGATCGCCTTTGTCGGCCAGACGGTCTCCAGTGGTGCGGGAGGCGTCATCGCCGACGCGGGGCGGCGCAACGCCGGCCTCGTCTTCCAGAGCTACGCCCTTTGGCCGCACATGACCGTCGCCGGCAACATTGCCTGGCCGTTGAAGGTCGCGCGATGGCCGCGCGAAAGACGCGACCGCCGCGTCAAGGAGGTGCTTGCCCTACTTGGCATTGGTGCCCTTGCCGAACGTTATCCAGCGGAAATCTCCGGCGGCCAGCAGCAGCGCGTGGCAATCGCCCGCACGATCGCGCCCGAACCCAGCATCCTGCTGTTCGACGAGCCGCTGTCGAACCTCGATGCCAAGCTGCGCATCGAGATGCGCAGCGAATTGATGCGGATACACCGGGCAACGGGCGCCACGTCGGTTTATGTCACCCACGACCAGGTGGAAGCGATGACCATGGCGACGCACGTCGCAGTGCTCAACAATGGTCGTGTCGAGCAGTTCGGCAAGCCGATCGAGCTGCTGCGCAACCCGGCAACGACCTTCGTCGCCACCTTTCTTGGCACGCCGCCGGCCAACCTCCTACCGGCGCGCCGGGTTGGAGAGACTTTCGTGTTCAATGATACGCCATTGGTGTCCGGCTCGATCGCCGCTGGCCATCCAGAGGTGCAGCTTCTCTATCGGGCCGAGGACGTCTGCGTCGGCGCGGTGCCGGACAAACCGTCGGTCACCGCGCGGTTTGCCGAGGCAGCACCGATCGCCGGACGCACGATGGTCACCGCCATGCTCGGCGATCTGCGCATCACCGGCATGGCGGAGGGTTACTTCAGCGCAATGCCCGGGGACGCCGTCACACTGTCATTCATCAGGACCCCTGACGCTGTCTTTGCCGTCAGCGGAGAAAGGATAAATCAATGA
- a CDS encoding histidine phosphatase family protein, translated as MRLILMRHGETEWNAEQRLQGQDNSLLSERGVAQVRRFRPYAKALQPARIIASDLGRTRQTVALIGHPDAPSDERFRELDMGEWTGRRKPELIAERPEDYTAWRAGTFTPANAETWIAFRNRVADGVRDWMSRTDGDLLVVAHGGVIRAACHEFLDLPPSRVVPVTPGTATILNFPVPDRSAAQLEGYNIGSVAPDISVAD; from the coding sequence ATGAGGCTGATCCTCATGCGCCATGGCGAAACCGAGTGGAACGCCGAACAACGGCTGCAGGGCCAGGACAACTCGCTGCTGTCTGAACGCGGCGTTGCCCAGGTCCGGCGTTTCCGCCCCTATGCCAAGGCGCTGCAGCCCGCCCGTATCATCGCATCGGATCTCGGCCGGACGCGGCAGACCGTTGCGCTGATCGGACATCCGGACGCGCCGTCCGACGAGCGGTTTCGCGAGCTCGACATGGGCGAATGGACGGGGCGTCGCAAGCCGGAGCTGATCGCCGAACGTCCGGAGGACTACACCGCCTGGCGCGCCGGCACCTTCACGCCCGCCAATGCCGAAACCTGGATCGCCTTTCGCAATCGCGTTGCTGACGGGGTTCGTGACTGGATGTCGCGCACGGATGGCGACCTGCTGGTGGTCGCCCATGGCGGGGTCATTCGCGCAGCCTGCCACGAGTTTCTGGACCTGCCGCCCTCGCGCGTCGTTCCCGTGACGCCGGGCACGGCAACCATCCTGAATTTTCCCGTGCCGGACCGATCTGCAGCCCAGCTCGAAGGCTACAACATCGGATCTGTCGCTCCCGACATTTCCGTCGCCGATTGA